Proteins encoded in a region of the Drosophila busckii strain San Diego stock center, stock number 13000-0081.31 chromosome 2L, ASM1175060v1, whole genome shotgun sequence genome:
- the LOC108594532 gene encoding lipase 1, translating to MPRLGGYPILLVHGFMASTATWVQMGPNNGLAYILFEQGYDVWMLNTRGNLYSKAHKNPNINQKDYWKFSFHEIGIYDLPGAVDLILSVTKQPKMQYIGHSQGSTAFFVLCSEVPGYAEKFDLMQALSPTVYMQNSESPVLRFLSVFSGSYQVLVNLLGGFEIAKSNTLITQFRDHICSVTVANSEICAMFDFVTCGFGWSQLNSTLTPLVVGHASQGASSMQIYHYAQQIKTSGFHRFDQGRMVNQIVYQNPQAPQYNLSRVTCKVALQHSQHDWMATRNDVENLRLRLPRVIDTHMIEHRDFSHYDFTISKNVRKLVYRRIVKLTTQRIV from the exons ATGCCACGTCTAGGTGGATATCCCATACTGCTGGTCCATGGCTTTATGGCCAGCACGGCTACTTGGGTCCAGATGGGTCCCAACAATGGTCTGGCGTACATACTATTCGAGCAGGGTTACGATGTCTGGATGCTAAACACGCGTGGCAATTTGTATTCAAAGGCGCACAAAAATCCCAACATCAATCAGAAGGATTACTGGAAATTCTCTTTTCATGAAATAGGCATCTACGATCTGCCCGGGGCCGTTGATCTAATTCTGAGCGTCACCAAACAGCCCAAGATGCAATACATTGGACACTCACAGGGCAGCACAGCCTTCTTTGTGCTCTGCAGCGAGGTGCCTGGTTATGCCGAGAAATTTGATCTCATGCAGGCTCTATCCCCAACGGTCTACATGCAAAATAGCGAGAGTCCCGTGTTGCGTTTCCTCTCCGTCTTCAGTGGTTCATATCAA gTGCTTGTTAATCTTTTGGGAGGTTTTGAAATCGCCAAGTCAAACACCTTGATAACGCAGTTCCGTGATCATATTTGCTCTGTCACTGTGGCGAACAGTGAGATTTGTGCCATGTTTGACTTTGTCACCTGCGGCTTTGGCTGGAGTCAACTGAACTCT ACACTCACGCCTCTGGTGGTGGGACATGCCTCGCAGGGCGCCTCCAGCATGCAGATCTATCATTACGCTCAGCAAATCAAAACCAGCGGTTTCCATCGCTTCGATCAAGGCAGAATGGTGAACCAAATTGTCTACCAGAACCCGCAGGCACCGCAATACAATCTGTCCCGAGTCACCTGTAAGGTCGCCCTGCAGCACAGCCAACACGATTGGATGGCAACGAGGAACGATGTGGAGAATCTACGACTACGCCTGCCACGCGTTATCGACACGCACATGATCGAACATCGCGACTTCAGCCATTATGATTTCACTATATCAAAGAATGTTCGAAAATTGGTCTACAGGCGTATCGTAAAGCTCACGACGCAAAGAATAGTATGA